A window of Malania oleifera isolate guangnan ecotype guangnan chromosome 5, ASM2987363v1, whole genome shotgun sequence contains these coding sequences:
- the LOC131156133 gene encoding uncharacterized protein LOC131156133: MSWFHFKKVFFERYFLASTCDAKANEFSSLTQGILIVQSYAARYMELSHFAPLDKAIVVEAGLLEDEVVQDQKKRLMPFGSQIGSCHGQWKKRNYSLGNRESTEPWGPQGNRSHKRCTRCNKWHDGECQSFVGNCYSYGKLGHKS; this comes from the exons ATGTCGTGGTTCCATTTTAAGAAGGtattctttgaaagatacttcctggcttccacCTGTGACGCAAAGGCAAACGAATTCTCAAGTTTGACCCAGGGGATCCTGATAGTGCAAAGTTACGCAGCTAGATACATGGAGCTATCACATTTTGCGCCAT TGGATAAAGCCATCGTCGTTGAGGCTGGTCTCCTAGaggatgaggtggtacaggatCAGAAGAAGAGGTTAATGCCTTTTGGTTCTCAGATTGGTTCTTGTCATGGGCAGTGGAAGAAAAGGAACTACAGTTTGGGTAATCGCGAGAGTACAGAACCATGGGGTCCACAGGGGAATCGATCTCACAAGCGTTGTACCAGGTGCaacaaatggcatgatggtgaatgtcagTCGTTTGTGGGTAACTGTTACAGCTATGGCAAATTAGGTCACAAGTCCTGA